In Fusobacterium canifelinum, a genomic segment contains:
- the eutL gene encoding ethanolamine utilization microcompartment protein EutL, which yields MINDPLRASVLSVKLIPNVDAKMAEELNLPNGYRSIGIITADSDDVTYTALDEATKMAEVVIVYAKSFYGGAANANTKLAGEVIGIMAGPNPAEVKSGLNAAVDFIENGACFYSANEDDTVPYYAHCVSRTGSYLSKTAGVEEGAALAYLIAPPLEAMYALDAALKAADVTLAAFFGPPSETNFGGGLLTGSQSACKSACDAFAEAVKFVAQNPKKI from the coding sequence ATGATAAACGATCCTTTAAGAGCCAGTGTATTATCTGTAAAGTTAATACCAAATGTAGATGCTAAAATGGCAGAAGAATTAAATCTTCCAAATGGTTACAGAAGTATTGGAATTATTACTGCTGACAGTGATGATGTTACTTATACAGCATTAGATGAAGCAACAAAAATGGCAGAAGTAGTAATTGTATATGCTAAATCATTCTATGGAGGAGCAGCTAATGCTAATACAAAATTAGCAGGAGAAGTAATAGGAATAATGGCAGGACCAAATCCAGCAGAAGTAAAAAGTGGATTAAATGCAGCAGTTGATTTTATTGAAAATGGAGCATGTTTCTACAGTGCAAATGAAGATGATACAGTTCCTTACTATGCACACTGTGTATCAAGAACAGGAAGTTACTTATCTAAGACAGCAGGAGTAGAAGAAGGAGCAGCATTAGCTTACCTAATTGCACCACCTTTGGAAGCAATGTATGCACTAGATGCTGCATTAAAAGCAGCTGATGTAACACTTGCAGCTTTCTTTGGACCACCTTCTGAAACAAACTTTGGAGGAGGATTATTAACAGGAAGTCAATCAGCTTGTAAATCTGCTTGTGATGCTTTTGCAGAAGCAGTTAAGTTTGTAGCACAAAATCCTAAAAAAATCTAA
- a CDS encoding BMC domain-containing protein, with translation MKALGLIETRGMVGAIVAADIALKTAQVELINKEHTKGGLVCIEFEGDVAAVKASVEAAVTAIKDLGIYVGSHVIPRPDDSVEKIIKRKNQTSKEEVIEEKTKKETKDVEEESLESTELKNIEEEIEEINEILKVSKNKKTKNKK, from the coding sequence ATGAAAGCACTTGGACTAATAGAAACAAGGGGAATGGTTGGTGCTATTGTAGCAGCTGATATAGCTTTAAAAACTGCACAGGTCGAACTTATAAATAAAGAACATACAAAAGGTGGACTTGTATGTATTGAATTCGAAGGAGATGTGGCAGCTGTTAAAGCTTCAGTAGAAGCAGCAGTAACAGCTATAAAAGATCTGGGTATCTATGTAGGTAGTCATGTAATACCAAGACCTGATGATTCTGTTGAAAAAATTATTAAAAGAAAAAATCAAACTTCTAAAGAAGAAGTTATTGAAGAAAAAACAAAAAAAGAAACTAAGGATGTAGAAGAAGAATCTTTAGAAAGTACTGAATTAAAAAATATTGAAGAAGAAATTGAAGAAATCAATGAAATCTTAAAAGTTAGTAAAAACAAAAAAACAAAAAATAAAAAATAA
- the eutM gene encoding ethanolamine utilization microcompartment protein EutM: MSTLNALGMIETKGLVAAVEAADAMVKAANVTLVGKELVGGGLVTVMVRGDVGAVKAATDAGAAAADRVGELISVHVIPRPHSEVELILPKSNN, from the coding sequence ATGTCAACATTAAACGCATTAGGAATGATAGAAACTAAAGGATTAGTAGCAGCAGTAGAAGCAGCAGACGCTATGGTAAAGGCAGCAAACGTAACACTTGTAGGTAAAGAACTTGTAGGTGGAGGATTAGTAACTGTTATGGTAAGAGGAGATGTTGGAGCAGTTAAAGCTGCAACAGATGCAGGAGCAGCTGCAGCTGATAGAGTTGGAGAATTAATATCTGTACATGTAATACCAAGACCTCACTCAGAAGTGGAATTAATATTACCAAAAAGCAACAACTAA
- a CDS encoding acetaldehyde dehydrogenase (acetylating) yields the protein MDRDLLSIQQVRDLVKAAKVAQKLYSTFTQEQIDRVVYAIVQEMKNHYVDLAKKANEETGFGKWEDKVIKNKFANEFVYDYIKDMKTVGILNETDTVTEVGVPMGIVAALTPSTNPTSTAIYKTLISLKAGNAVIVSPHPNAKNCVIDTVKLMQKAAVAAGAPEGLIGVIEIPTIEGTNELMKSKDTSIILATGGEAMVRAAYSSGRPAIGVGPGNGPAYIEKTANVKEAVRKIIESKTFDNGVICASEQSVIVEPCNKEAVMDEFRRQGGFFLSKEESEKLGKFILRPNGTMNPQIVGKDAQTLAKLAGLNIPSNVKVLLSEQNTVSKTNPYSREKLTTILAFYVEENAEKACERAIELLENEGEGHTLIIHSENKDIIKEFALKKPVSRMLVNVGGSLGGVGATTNLAPAFTLGCGAVGGSSTSDNITPMNLINIRRVATGVRELSDFKKDTNTNSSSSVTNSEVEEMIRRIIAEYRR from the coding sequence ATGGATAGAGATTTATTATCAATCCAACAGGTAAGAGATTTAGTAAAGGCTGCTAAAGTGGCACAAAAACTTTATTCAACTTTTACACAAGAACAAATAGACAGAGTGGTTTATGCAATAGTTCAAGAAATGAAAAATCACTATGTAGACCTAGCAAAAAAAGCCAATGAAGAAACAGGATTTGGTAAATGGGAAGATAAAGTAATAAAAAACAAATTTGCAAATGAATTTGTTTATGATTATATAAAAGATATGAAAACTGTTGGTATCTTAAATGAAACAGATACTGTAACAGAAGTAGGAGTACCTATGGGAATTGTAGCAGCACTAACACCTTCTACAAACCCAACTTCAACAGCAATTTATAAGACTTTAATTTCATTAAAAGCTGGAAATGCTGTTATAGTAAGTCCTCACCCAAATGCCAAAAACTGTGTTATAGATACAGTTAAATTAATGCAAAAAGCAGCTGTTGCAGCAGGAGCTCCAGAAGGATTGATAGGTGTTATTGAAATACCTACAATAGAAGGAACAAATGAATTAATGAAATCTAAAGATACTTCAATAATTCTTGCAACTGGTGGAGAAGCAATGGTAAGAGCAGCATACAGTTCTGGTAGACCAGCTATTGGGGTTGGACCAGGAAATGGACCTGCTTATATAGAGAAAACTGCAAATGTAAAAGAAGCAGTAAGAAAAATAATTGAAAGTAAAACTTTTGACAATGGTGTAATCTGTGCTTCAGAACAATCTGTAATTGTTGAACCTTGCAATAAGGAAGCAGTAATGGATGAATTTAGAAGACAAGGAGGATTCTTCTTATCAAAAGAGGAAAGTGAAAAACTAGGTAAATTTATTTTAAGACCAAATGGAACTATGAATCCTCAAATAGTTGGTAAAGATGCACAAACATTAGCTAAATTAGCAGGTTTAAATATACCATCAAATGTAAAAGTATTATTGTCAGAACAAAATACAGTTTCTAAAACAAATCCTTATTCAAGGGAAAAATTAACAACAATTCTAGCTTTCTATGTTGAAGAAAATGCAGAAAAAGCTTGTGAAAGAGCAATAGAATTACTTGAAAATGAAGGAGAAGGACATACTCTAATAATTCACTCTGAAAATAAAGATATTATAAAAGAGTTCGCTTTAAAAAAACCTGTATCAAGAATGTTAGTAAATGTAGGAGGTTCACTTGGAGGAGTTGGAGCTACAACTAATCTAGCGCCAGCATTTACATTAGGTTGTGGAGCAGTTGGAGGAAGTTCAACTTCTGATAATATAACTCCTATGAATTTAATAAACATTAGAAGAGTAGCAACTGGAGTTAGGGAATTATCAGACTTCAAAAAAGATACAAATACAAATTCTAGTTCAAGTGTAACAAATTCTGAAGTAGAAGAAATGATTAGAAGAATAATTGCAGAATACAGAAGATAA
- a CDS encoding ethanolamine utilization protein, giving the protein MVLSEDILKIKYRKEPFDVFEIEKGTLLTPSAKQFLNEKGIELVIKGEKPLVLTKSEEDNVETEEKIFYEKPKYVGKNGECYFEKPEYMTVVDGNVLISKNSKLIALRGKIETFLAEILLTGKEIELTSNNDKLIRDIETIIKFIQNIMVAEKLDKILENQTFFDSKSIKDIKEIIENPKEYFKKGHLLEISLNSDLTIHKLNRLRFLARELEIQAIDYFVEDYKVSRKDLLEAFNILSDVIYIIILKVDNGEYR; this is encoded by the coding sequence ATGGTTCTATCAGAAGATATTTTAAAAATTAAATATAGAAAAGAACCTTTTGATGTTTTTGAAATTGAAAAGGGAACTCTTTTAACACCATCAGCTAAGCAATTTTTAAATGAAAAAGGGATAGAATTAGTAATAAAAGGTGAAAAACCCCTTGTTTTAACTAAGAGTGAAGAAGATAATGTTGAAACAGAAGAAAAAATCTTTTATGAAAAACCTAAATATGTTGGAAAAAATGGTGAATGCTATTTTGAAAAACCAGAATATATGACAGTGGTTGATGGAAATGTTCTGATCTCTAAAAACAGCAAACTTATTGCTCTAAGAGGGAAAATAGAAACATTTTTAGCAGAAATACTGTTGACTGGAAAAGAAATAGAACTAACTTCCAATAATGACAAACTTATAAGAGATATTGAAACCATTATAAAATTTATACAAAATATAATGGTTGCTGAAAAATTAGATAAGATTTTGGAAAATCAAACTTTCTTTGATTCAAAATCTATAAAAGATATTAAAGAAATAATAGAAAATCCTAAAGAATATTTTAAAAAGGGACATCTATTAGAAATATCATTAAATAGTGACTTAACTATTCATAAATTAAATAGGCTTAGATTTTTAGCAAGAGAGTTAGAAATTCAAGCTATTGATTATTTTGTTGAAGATTATAAGGTTAGTAGAAAAGATTTATTAGAGGCATTCAATATTTTAAGTGATGTTATCTATATAATCATTCTAAAAGTTGATAATGGAGAATATAGATAA
- a CDS encoding TIGR02536 family ethanolamine utilization protein yields the protein MMNNFDENYIIELVKKELSRYLTDQGIEIKKEVYFLGDDHEIKEQLSQKFNFSESAKTLIVSQLSLKNLYNISNAVYENEYEEKIIKFLLENKEIVIIKEGIEYSKYGNIPLAVQKKYEEYLEKIKNYGIKVENKDFCINSLTQKEEVYGKKLLDLNKLKELEANGMRRIIVENSIVTSSAEEYAKEKNIEIIKRR from the coding sequence ATGATGAACAACTTTGATGAAAACTATATAATTGAATTAGTAAAAAAAGAATTAAGTAGGTATTTAACAGACCAAGGAATAGAAATCAAAAAAGAAGTATATTTCCTTGGAGATGATCATGAAATAAAAGAACAGCTAAGTCAAAAATTTAATTTTTCAGAAAGTGCGAAAACACTTATTGTTTCACAATTAAGTTTAAAAAATTTATATAATATCTCTAATGCAGTATATGAAAATGAGTATGAAGAAAAAATTATAAAATTTCTTTTAGAAAATAAAGAGATAGTAATTATAAAAGAAGGAATAGAATACTCAAAATATGGAAATATTCCTCTTGCAGTTCAAAAAAAATATGAAGAATATTTAGAAAAAATAAAAAATTATGGAATAAAAGTTGAAAATAAAGATTTCTGCATAAATTCTTTAACGCAAAAAGAAGAAGTATATGGCAAAAAATTATTGGACTTAAATAAACTAAAAGAATTGGAAGCTAATGGTATGAGAAGAATAATAGTTGAAAATTCAATAGTTACAAGTTCAGCAGAAGAATATGCAAAAGAAAAGAATATTGAAATTATAAAGAGGAGATAA
- a CDS encoding EutN/CcmL family microcompartment protein: MLIGEVIGNVWATKKYDGLDGLKFLIVKTEDNKRMVAFDSVGAGIGEKVIISTGSSARNVLNMRDIPVDAAIIGIIDGMDEE, encoded by the coding sequence ATGCTTATAGGTGAAGTTATTGGGAATGTTTGGGCAACAAAGAAATATGATGGCTTAGATGGATTAAAATTTTTAATTGTAAAAACTGAGGATAATAAAAGAATGGTAGCCTTTGATTCAGTTGGAGCAGGGATAGGAGAAAAAGTAATAATTTCTACTGGAAGTTCAGCAAGAAATGTTCTTAATATGAGAGATATACCTGTTGATGCTGCTATCATCGGAATAATAGATGGAATGGATGAAGAATAA
- the eutH gene encoding ethanolamine utilization protein EutH yields the protein MGINEIIIYIMVFFMAVGALDKCIGNKFGYGEKFEEGIMAMGALALSMVGIVSLAPVLANILRPIVGPVYSALGADPAMFATTLLANDMGGYPLAMSLAQDPMVGKFAGLILGSMMGATVVFTIPVALGIIEKEDRPYLAKGVLAGMVAIPFGCFVGGLVAGFPVMIILRNLIPIIIFAVLIIIGLWFIPEKMTTGFTYFGTGVVVVITIGLAAAIIENLTGFVVIPGMAPIGEGMGIIWSIAIVLAGAFPLVHFITKVFKKPLEKVGEKLGMNEIGAAGLVASLANNIPMFGMMKDMDPNGKVMNVAFAVCAAFVFGDHLGFTGGVDKAMIAPMIAGKLAGGILAIIIAKILFTTKKAK from the coding sequence ATGGGAATAAATGAGATTATTATTTATATAATGGTATTTTTTATGGCAGTTGGTGCCTTAGATAAATGTATAGGAAACAAATTTGGTTATGGTGAAAAGTTTGAAGAAGGAATTATGGCTATGGGAGCTCTAGCTCTATCTATGGTTGGAATAGTTTCTCTTGCACCAGTTTTAGCAAACATTTTAAGACCAATAGTTGGACCAGTATATTCAGCATTAGGAGCAGATCCTGCAATGTTTGCTACAACATTATTGGCAAATGACATGGGAGGATACCCTCTTGCAATGAGTCTTGCACAAGATCCAATGGTTGGAAAATTTGCAGGATTAATATTAGGTTCAATGATGGGAGCAACAGTAGTTTTCACAATACCAGTTGCTTTAGGAATTATAGAAAAAGAAGATAGACCATATTTAGCAAAAGGAGTTCTTGCAGGTATGGTTGCAATACCTTTTGGTTGTTTTGTAGGAGGACTTGTTGCAGGTTTTCCAGTTATGATTATTTTAAGAAACTTAATACCAATTATAATATTTGCAGTATTAATTATAATAGGACTATGGTTTATACCTGAAAAAATGACAACAGGATTTACTTATTTTGGAACAGGAGTTGTAGTAGTTATTACAATAGGTTTAGCAGCAGCAATAATTGAAAATCTAACAGGATTTGTTGTTATTCCTGGAATGGCACCTATTGGAGAAGGTATGGGAATAATCTGGTCAATAGCTATAGTACTTGCCGGAGCATTCCCATTAGTACACTTCATAACAAAAGTATTTAAAAAACCTTTAGAAAAAGTTGGAGAAAAATTAGGAATGAATGAAATAGGAGCAGCAGGACTTGTTGCGTCACTTGCTAATAATATTCCAATGTTTGGTATGATGAAAGATATGGATCCTAATGGAAAAGTAATGAACGTAGCTTTTGCTGTATGTGCTGCTTTCGTATTTGGTGACCACTTAGGATTTACAGGTGGAGTGGATAAAGCTATGATAGCACCAATGATAGCAGGAAAACTTGCAGGAGGAATTTTAGCAATAATAATAGCTAAAATATTATTTACTACTAAAAAGGCAAAATAA
- a CDS encoding cupin domain-containing protein: MDKELLEELIRKVIKEELGKTEQAESEYKQMDKSGVGVVKLNQMRKRVKMDTGNPKDQVTTTDLFTLQESPRLGAGLMEMKETTFPWTLTYDELDYIIEGRLEILIDGRKVVGEAGDVILIPKNSKIEFSVPNYAKFLYFVYPANWSEL, from the coding sequence ATGGATAAGGAATTATTAGAAGAATTAATAAGAAAAGTAATAAAAGAAGAATTAGGAAAAACTGAACAAGCAGAATCTGAATATAAGCAAATGGACAAAAGTGGTGTTGGAGTAGTTAAATTAAACCAAATGAGAAAAAGAGTGAAGATGGATACAGGAAATCCAAAAGATCAAGTTACAACAACTGATTTATTCACTTTACAAGAAAGTCCTAGATTAGGAGCAGGTTTAATGGAAATGAAAGAAACTACATTTCCTTGGACATTGACTTATGATGAGTTAGACTATATAATCGAAGGAAGACTAGAAATTCTGATAGATGGAAGAAAGGTCGTTGGAGAAGCAGGAGATGTTATCTTGATACCTAAAAACTCTAAAATAGAATTTAGCGTGCCTAACTATGCAAAATTCTTGTATTTTGTATATCCAGCAAACTGGTCTGAACTATAA
- a CDS encoding HAD family hydrolase encodes MSIESSCVRLDEGRWNPKNREVLEKLIEKYRDTNSYAVFDWDNTSIQGDTQLNLFIYQIENLVYKLNPQKFNEVIRKNVPTNDFEKRYKNLDGEVLNVTKLANDIYKDYTFLYENYISDKKLSLEEIRDTEEFKDFRAKMHYLHNALPGNFSAELACLWEFYLLSGMTKDEVKSLAKESNDAKLGEAIGDVIVESSRVLTGEAGIVRGIYDNGLRIRPEMANLYHELKRNGIDVYIISASMQELIEVFATDKSYGYNLDLENIYAMKLKSTTDNILLDEYNYDIPFTQREGKSETINKFIRPKYNGRGPILVAGDAVGDESMLTEFEDTKVLLLMKREGKLDDVAKDGRALIQKRNAQTGLLDPKN; translated from the coding sequence ATGTCTATTGAAAGTTCTTGTGTAAGACTGGATGAAGGAAGATGGAATCCTAAGAATAGAGAAGTATTGGAAAAATTGATAGAGAAGTATAGAGATACAAATAGCTATGCAGTTTTTGATTGGGATAATACCTCTATTCAAGGAGATACTCAATTAAATTTATTTATATATCAAATTGAAAACTTAGTATATAAATTAAATCCACAAAAATTTAATGAAGTTATTAGAAAAAATGTTCCTACAAATGATTTTGAAAAAAGATATAAAAATTTAGATGGAGAAGTATTAAATGTTACAAAGTTAGCAAATGATATTTATAAGGATTATACTTTTCTCTATGAAAATTATATCTCAGATAAAAAACTTTCTTTAGAAGAAATTAGAGATACAGAAGAATTTAAAGATTTTAGAGCAAAAATGCATTATTTACATAACGCTTTACCTGGAAACTTTTCAGCTGAACTTGCTTGTTTATGGGAATTTTACTTATTGAGTGGAATGACAAAAGATGAAGTAAAAAGCCTAGCAAAAGAGTCAAATGATGCTAAACTTGGAGAAGCAATAGGAGATGTTATTGTAGAATCAAGTAGAGTTTTAACTGGTGAAGCAGGAATAGTTAGAGGAATTTATGATAATGGACTAAGAATAAGACCAGAAATGGCTAATTTATATCATGAACTTAAAAGAAATGGTATAGATGTCTACATAATATCTGCCTCAATGCAGGAGTTAATAGAAGTTTTTGCAACAGATAAATCATATGGATATAATTTAGATTTAGAAAATATATATGCAATGAAATTAAAATCAACAACAGACAATATCTTATTAGATGAATATAATTATGATATTCCTTTTACTCAAAGAGAAGGAAAGTCTGAGACTATAAATAAGTTTATAAGACCTAAATACAATGGTAGAGGACCTATTCTTGTTGCTGGAGATGCTGTTGGTGATGAAAGCATGTTAACAGAATTTGAAGATACAAAAGTATTATTACTTATGAAAAGAGAAGGAAAACTAGATGATGTAGCAAAAGATGGTAGAGCATTAATCCAAAAAAGAAATGCCCAAACAGGTTTGTTAGATCCAAAGAATTAG
- a CDS encoding 1-propanol dehydrogenase PduQ — translation MKEFRLQPKILFGEDSLDYLKTLEYKKVMIVTDEVMTQLKLTDFVTNSLSSTTEIKIFDKVEPNPSMTTIENGLKDFIDFEPQCVIALGGGSSIDACKAILYFSYELYKKLKLNKKIFFIAIPTTSGTGSEVTSYSVVTKGEHKIALANDLMLPDVALLSTKFLGALPAKVVADTGMDVLTHALEAYVSTNANPFATSLAIKSIKLIFENLVTHYNDRKIEGAKENVQFASCMAGIAFDNSSLGINHSIAHTVGAKFHIAHGRANAIIMPYVIEVNTEANKKYYEVSRELGLPADTIEEGKSSLLSFVRILKEKLGIEKCLKDYGVDFEIFKREIPNMLSDIKKDICTTYNPNKLSDEEYIRLLLKIYFGE, via the coding sequence ATGAAAGAATTTAGACTACAACCTAAAATATTATTTGGAGAAGATTCTTTAGACTATTTGAAAACACTAGAATACAAGAAAGTTATGATAGTGACTGATGAAGTCATGACACAATTAAAATTAACAGATTTTGTTACAAATAGTTTATCTTCAACAACTGAAATAAAAATTTTTGATAAAGTTGAGCCTAATCCAAGTATGACAACAATAGAAAATGGTTTAAAAGATTTCATTGATTTTGAGCCACAATGTGTTATTGCATTAGGTGGAGGTTCTTCAATAGATGCTTGTAAGGCAATATTATATTTTTCTTATGAGCTGTATAAAAAATTAAAGTTAAACAAAAAAATATTTTTTATTGCAATTCCCACAACAAGTGGAACAGGTTCAGAAGTAACTTCATATAGTGTTGTAACTAAGGGAGAACATAAAATAGCCTTAGCAAATGATTTAATGTTACCAGATGTAGCATTATTAAGTACGAAATTTTTAGGTGCTTTACCAGCAAAAGTTGTTGCAGATACAGGAATGGATGTTTTAACTCATGCACTTGAAGCTTATGTTTCAACAAATGCTAATCCATTTGCAACTTCACTTGCAATAAAGTCAATTAAGTTGATTTTTGAAAATTTAGTAACACACTATAATGATAGGAAAATTGAAGGAGCAAAAGAAAATGTTCAATTTGCTTCTTGTATGGCAGGAATAGCTTTTGATAATTCTTCACTTGGAATAAATCATAGTATTGCACATACTGTTGGAGCAAAGTTCCATATAGCACATGGAAGAGCCAATGCTATTATTATGCCTTATGTAATTGAGGTTAATACTGAAGCAAATAAGAAATATTATGAAGTTTCAAGAGAATTAGGTTTACCAGCTGATACTATTGAAGAAGGAAAATCTTCACTTTTAAGCTTTGTAAGAATTCTAAAAGAAAAATTAGGTATTGAAAAATGCTTAAAAGACTATGGAGTAGACTTTGAGATTTTTAAAAGAGAAATTCCAAATATGTTATCAGATATAAAGAAAGATATTTGTACAACATACAATCCAAACAAATTAAGTGATGAAGAATATATAAGATTACTTTTAAAAATTTATTTTGGAGAATAA
- the trxA gene encoding thioredoxin: MAIVKGTKENFEAEVLKANGVVVVDFGANWCGPCKSLVPILDEIVEEDPNKKIVKVDIDEQEELAAQYKIMSVPTLLVFRNGEIIDKSIGLIQKHEVKALFAK, encoded by the coding sequence ATGGCAATTGTAAAAGGAACAAAAGAAAATTTTGAAGCAGAAGTATTAAAAGCAAATGGAGTTGTAGTAGTTGACTTTGGAGCAAACTGGTGTGGACCTTGTAAAAGTTTAGTACCTATATTAGATGAAATTGTTGAAGAAGATCCAAACAAGAAAATAGTAAAAGTAGATATAGATGAACAAGAAGAATTAGCAGCTCAATATAAGATTATGAGTGTACCTACTTTATTAGTTTTTAGAAATGGAGAAATTATTGATAAATCAATAGGTTTAATTCAAAAACATGAAGTAAAAGCTTTATTTGCAAAATAA